A region from the Benincasa hispida cultivar B227 chromosome 12, ASM972705v1, whole genome shotgun sequence genome encodes:
- the LOC120092766 gene encoding putative GEM-like protein 8 isoform X1 — protein sequence MEALLQRHVIGFPIGSAALQVEQSVQRFLPDLAGQYNMPSSDSKYPALKQCSKASMLSRVNKLGKRADSFAHGVREHVRLGSKITETVKGKLSLGARILQVGGLRKIFKQLFNVGDSEKLLKAVHCYLSTTAGPIAGLLFISTNKIAFCSDRSIKVSSPTGELVRFHYKVVIPVGKIERINQSENVKKPSQKYMEIVTVDNFDFWFMGFLNYHKTLQYLQDVIYQECKKC from the exons ATGGAAGCTTTACTGCAGAGACATGTTATTGGATTTCCAATTGGATCAGCAGCATTACAGGTTGAGCAATCAGTTCAGAGATTCTTACCCGATCTTGCTGGCCAATACAACATGCCCTCTTCGGACAGTAAATATCCAGCATTAAAACAAT GTAGTAAAGCTTCAATGCTTAGCAGGGTGAACAAGCTTGGTAAAAGAGCAGACAGCTTTGCGCATGGAGTCCGGGAGCACG TGAGACTAGGATCTAAGATCACGGAAACTGTAAAGGGAAAGTTGAGCTTAGGTGCTAGAATTCTTCAAGTAGGTGGATTGAGAAAAATCTTCAAGCAATTGTTTAATGTCGGAGATAGCGAAAAATTGTTGAAGGCTGTCCATTGCTATTTGTCAACCACAGCTGGACCCATTGCAGGTCTGCTCTTCATATCCACAAATAAGATCGCCTTCTGCAGTGACCGATCAATCAAAGTTTCTTCCCCCACTGGAGAGCTAGTTCGATTCCATTACAAG GTAGTGATTCCAGTAGGAAAAATTGAGAGAATCAATCAGAGTGAGAATGTGAAGAAGCCTTCACAGAAGTACATGGAAATAGTTACAGTTGATAATTTTGACTTCTGGTTTATGGGATTCTTAAATTATCACAAAACTCTTCAATATCTTCAAGATGTGATCTATCAAGAATGCAAGAAATGCTAG
- the LOC120092766 gene encoding GEM-like protein 4 isoform X2, translated as MPSSDSKYPALKQCSKASMLSRVNKLGKRADSFAHGVREHVRLGSKITETVKGKLSLGARILQVGGLRKIFKQLFNVGDSEKLLKAVHCYLSTTAGPIAGLLFISTNKIAFCSDRSIKVSSPTGELVRFHYKVVIPVGKIERINQSENVKKPSQKYMEIVTVDNFDFWFMGFLNYHKTLQYLQDVIYQECKKC; from the exons ATGCCCTCTTCGGACAGTAAATATCCAGCATTAAAACAAT GTAGTAAAGCTTCAATGCTTAGCAGGGTGAACAAGCTTGGTAAAAGAGCAGACAGCTTTGCGCATGGAGTCCGGGAGCACG TGAGACTAGGATCTAAGATCACGGAAACTGTAAAGGGAAAGTTGAGCTTAGGTGCTAGAATTCTTCAAGTAGGTGGATTGAGAAAAATCTTCAAGCAATTGTTTAATGTCGGAGATAGCGAAAAATTGTTGAAGGCTGTCCATTGCTATTTGTCAACCACAGCTGGACCCATTGCAGGTCTGCTCTTCATATCCACAAATAAGATCGCCTTCTGCAGTGACCGATCAATCAAAGTTTCTTCCCCCACTGGAGAGCTAGTTCGATTCCATTACAAG GTAGTGATTCCAGTAGGAAAAATTGAGAGAATCAATCAGAGTGAGAATGTGAAGAAGCCTTCACAGAAGTACATGGAAATAGTTACAGTTGATAATTTTGACTTCTGGTTTATGGGATTCTTAAATTATCACAAAACTCTTCAATATCTTCAAGATGTGATCTATCAAGAATGCAAGAAATGCTAG